From Harpia harpyja isolate bHarHar1 chromosome 19, bHarHar1 primary haplotype, whole genome shotgun sequence, one genomic window encodes:
- the MYOG gene encoding myogenin isoform X1 has product MELFETNPYFFPDQRFYDGENFLGSRLQGYEPAAFPERPEVALCPEGRVALEEKDSALPEHCPGQCLPWACKVCKRKTVSIDRRRAATLREKRRLKKVNEAFEALKRSTLLNPNQRLPKVEILRSAIQYIERLQSLLSTLNQQEREQRDLRFCPAAPQPGAASECGSGSSSCSPEWSSQLEFGTNPAGKVLPASSRCPAASLGSSVGGQQWGTLQHLEQSIAEPPPPLQAGGARSRGQKEPCPSLPTAAVER; this is encoded by the exons ATGGAACTCTTCGAGACCAACCCTTATTTTTTCCCGGACCAGAGGTTTTACGATGGGGAAAATTTCCTGGGCTCCCGCTTGCAGGGCTATGAGCCGGCGGCGTTCCCGGAGCGGCCCGAGGTGGCCCTGTGTCCCGAGGGCAGGGTGGCTTTGGAGGAGAAGGACTCAGCCCTGCCTGAGCATTGTCCCGGGCAATGCCTGCCCTGGGCCTGCAAGGTTTGCAAGCGGAAGACGGTCTCCATTGACCGGCGGCGGGCAGCCACCCTGCGGGAGAAACGCAGGTTGAAGAAGGTGAACGAAGCCTTCGAGGCGTTGAAACGCAGCACCCTGCTCAACCCCAACCAGCGGCTGCCCAAGGTGGAAATCCTGCGCAGCGCCATCCAGTACATCGAGCGCCTGCAGAGCTTGCTCAGCACCCTCAACCAGCAGGAGCGGGAGCAGAGGGACCTGCGCTTCTGCCCCGCCGCTCCCCAGCCTGGG GCAGCCAGCGAGTGCGGGTCCGGCAGCTCATCCTGCAGCCCTGAGTGGAGCAGCCAGCTGGAGTTCGGCACCAACCCCGCGGGTAAGGTCCTCCCTGCCTCATCCCGGTGTCCTGCAGCCTCGCTGGGCTCTAGCGTGGGGGGACAGCAGTGGGGGACACTGCAGCACTTGGAGCAGAGCATCGCtgagccacccccccccctccaagcaGGAGGTGCTCGGAGCAGAGGACAAAAGGAGCCTTGTCCTtctctccccactgctgctgtagaGAGATGA
- the MYOG gene encoding myogenin isoform X2, giving the protein MELFETNPYFFPDQRFYDGENFLGSRLQGYEPAAFPERPEVALCPEGRVALEEKDSALPEHCPGQCLPWACKVCKRKTVSIDRRRAATLREKRRLKKVNEAFEALKRSTLLNPNQRLPKVEILRSAIQYIERLQSLLSTLNQQEREQRDLRFCPAAPQPGAASECGSGSSSCSPEWSSQLEFGTNPADHLLADDATEDRNLHSLSSIVESIAVEDVAVTFQEERVQN; this is encoded by the exons ATGGAACTCTTCGAGACCAACCCTTATTTTTTCCCGGACCAGAGGTTTTACGATGGGGAAAATTTCCTGGGCTCCCGCTTGCAGGGCTATGAGCCGGCGGCGTTCCCGGAGCGGCCCGAGGTGGCCCTGTGTCCCGAGGGCAGGGTGGCTTTGGAGGAGAAGGACTCAGCCCTGCCTGAGCATTGTCCCGGGCAATGCCTGCCCTGGGCCTGCAAGGTTTGCAAGCGGAAGACGGTCTCCATTGACCGGCGGCGGGCAGCCACCCTGCGGGAGAAACGCAGGTTGAAGAAGGTGAACGAAGCCTTCGAGGCGTTGAAACGCAGCACCCTGCTCAACCCCAACCAGCGGCTGCCCAAGGTGGAAATCCTGCGCAGCGCCATCCAGTACATCGAGCGCCTGCAGAGCTTGCTCAGCACCCTCAACCAGCAGGAGCGGGAGCAGAGGGACCTGCGCTTCTGCCCCGCCGCTCCCCAGCCTGGG GCAGCCAGCGAGTGCGGGTCCGGCAGCTCATCCTGCAGCCCTGAGTGGAGCAGCCAGCTGGAGTTCGGCACCAACCCCGCGG ATCACCTCCTGGCTGACGACGCAACGGAGGACCGCAACCTCCACTCGCTCTCCTCCATCGTGGAGAGCATTGCTGTGGAGGACGTGGCCGTGACGTTCCAGGAGGAGCGGGTTCAAAACTGA